One stretch of Epinephelus lanceolatus isolate andai-2023 chromosome 15, ASM4190304v1, whole genome shotgun sequence DNA includes these proteins:
- the manea gene encoding glycoprotein endo-alpha-1,2-mannosidase produces the protein MARFRRKSCITLIALVLLVLIVTVVLKALTPEDSPFNSPVGVELVADRNNDNRVQKDGNNKPDKTKMNDSAQSDKLEASLRKFPPPNYYVHAFYYIWYGSPKFDGKFIHWDHPQLPHWDFKVAQGYPQGRHIPPDDIGSNFYPSLGAYSSRDPSVIESHMQQLRTAAIGVLAVSWYPPNMSDDNGEPVDDIVPLLLEVAHKYHIKVAFHIEPYKDRDEVSMFNNVKYIIDKYGEHPAFFKYRTNTGKLLPLFYVYDSYLMNSEQWAKLLKHTESNSIRDTPYDAIFIALLVEEKHKREILTAGFDGVYTYFATNGFSYGSTQRNWDSIKAFCEDNNLIFIPSVGPGYIDTSIRPWNFQNTRNRINGKYYETSLSAALQARPDFISITSFNEWHEGSQIEMAIPKTGQTVYLDYLPNKPAIYLEITRKWAAIFGGERRKWQD, from the exons ATGGCAAGGTTCAGGCGCAAATCTTGCATCACATTAATAGCTTTAGTGCTGCTCGTACTCATAGTAACAGTGGTCTTGAAGGCGCTGACACCAGAGGACTCTCCGTTCAACAGCCCTGTCGGCGTGGAGCTGGTCGCGGACAGAAATAATGACAATCGGGTCCAGAAAGACGGCAACAATAAACCTGACAAGACCAAAATGAATGACTCTGCTCAGTCAGACAAGCTGGAAGCTTCACTAAGGAAGTTCCCTCCTCCAAACTACTACGTCCATGCCTTCTACTACATTTGGTACGGGAGCCCCAAGTTTGATGGTAAATTCATCCACTGGGACCACCCGCAGCTGCCACACTGGGACTTTAAGGTGGCTCAGGGGTATCCACAAGGGAGACACATCCCGCCTGATGACATTGGGTCCAACTTCTACCCCTCGTTAGGGGCTTACAGTTCCAGGGACCCCTCCGTTATAGAGTCTCACATGCAGCAGCTGCGCACAGCCGCCATTG GTGTCCTTGCTGTTTCCTGGTATCCTCCTAACATGAGTGATGATAACGGTGAGCCAGTAGATGACATTGTGCCTTTGCTGCTGGAAGTGGCTCATAAATACCACATTAAG GTAGCGTTTCACATCGAGCCATACAAAGACAGAGACGAAGTCAGCATGTTCAACAATGTCAAATACATCATTGACAA ATACGGGGAGCACCCTGCTTTTTTTAAGTACCGGACCAACACTGGCAAGCTTCTTCCACTCTTCTATGTGTATGACTCATACTTGATGAACTCGGAGCAGTGGGCCAAACTGcttaaacacacagagagtaACAGCATCAGGGATACCCCGTATGACGCCATCTTCATCGCTCTGCTGGTGGAGGAGAAACACAAGAGGGAGATCCTGACTGCTGGTTTTGATGGTGTCTACACTTACTTTGCCACTAATGGGTTCTCCTATGGGTCCACTCAGCGGAACTGGGACTCCATTAAAGCTTTCTGCGAAGATAACAACCTGATATTCATCCCGAGCGTGGGCCCGGGGTACATCGACACGAGCATTCGACCCTGGAACTTCCAAAACACTCGAAACCGCATCAACGGCAAATACTATGAGACCTCTCTGAGTGCTGCGTTACAAGCCAGGCCTGATTTCATCTCTATAACGTCTTTTAATGAATGGCACGAAGGGTCTCAGATTGAAATGGCGATCCCCAAAACGGGCCAGACTGTGTATCTGGACTACCTGCCCAATAAACCTGCAATCTACTTGGAGATTACTCGCAAATGGGCTGCGATATTTGGAGGAGAGCGACGAAAATGGCAGGATTGA
- the fut9a gene encoding 4-galactosyl-N-acetylglucosaminide 3-alpha-L-fucosyltransferase 9 codes for MPSAPFHRILRPLLLGTFILGCFVTLFLMYFKPSTSWLSGPVESTVSTDRVKNLFSTKSDKNVTTVLIWLWPFGQTYDLSVCSSLFNIDGCFITADRNLYNKSDGVVIHHRDICTDLSNLPPLQRPSFQKWIWMNLESPSHSSQLPGIENLFNLTLNYRQDADIEVPYGSIVAAEGEEDFVPPSKNKLICWIVSNWNQDHVRVKYYNELYKHIEVHAYGQAFGEYISDQDYFPTIASCKFYLAFENSIHKDYITEKLYNPLSVGTVPVVLGPPRQNYENFIQGDAFIHVDDFTSPKELADYLLLLDKNEEMYLRYFEWRRHFKVKKAYFWAEHTCLACDYLRRHKEYKAFNNLDKWYWGG; via the coding sequence ATGCCATCTGCACCTTTTCACAGAATCCTACGACCCCTTCTGCTCGGCACTTTCATACTGGGATGCTTTGTGACTCTGtttttgatgtattttaaaCCATCCACCAGCTGGTTATCGGGTCCCGTAGAGTCGACAGTATCCACAGACCGGGTCAAGAACCTCTTCTCCACCAAGAGCGATAAAAACGTGACGACCGTGCTGATCTGGCTCTGGCCCTTCGGACAAACCTACGACCTGAGCGTGTGCAGCTCTCTCTTTAACATCGACGGCTGTTTCATCACAGCGGACAGGAACCTCTACAACAAGTCAGATGGGGTCGTCATTCATCACCGAGACATCTGCACTGACCTGTCCAACCTGCCACCGCTCCAGCGACCATCCTTCCAGAAGTGGATATGGATGAACTTGGAGTCGCCGTCGCACTCCTCCCAGCTGCCTGGGATCGAGAACCTGTTCAATCTGACTCTCAACTACCGTCAGGATGCTGACATTGAAGTGCCTTATGGGTCCATTGTAGCAGCGGAGGGCGAGGAGGACTTCGTCCCACCCAGCAAGAACAAGCTGATCTGCTGGATTGTGAGCAACTGGAACCAGGACCACGTGCGGGTGAAATATTACAATGAGCTGTACAAACACATTGAGGTTCACGCGTACGGACAAGCCTTCGGGGAGTACATCTCTGACCAAGACTACTTCCCCACCATTGCCAGCTGCAAGTTCTACCTGGCTTTCGAGAACTCCATCCACAAAGACTACATTACTGAGAAACTCTACAACCCGCTCTCTGTGGGGACAGTGCCAGTGGTTCTTGGCCCGCCCAGGCAGAACTATGAGAACTTTATCCAGGGAGACGCCTTCATCCACGTGGACGACTTCACCTCGCCCAAGGAGCTGGCCGATTACCTGCTGCTCTTGGACAAGAACGAGGAAATGTACCTCAGGTACTTTGAGTGGAGGCGGCACTTTAAAGTAAAGAAGGCCTATTTCTGGGCAGAGCACACATGCCTGGCTTGTGATTACCTGCGTAGGCACAAGGAGTACAAGGCATTCAATAACCTTGACAAGTGGTACTGGGGCGGATAG
- the fhl5 gene encoding four and a half LIM domains protein 5 produces MSTSERFDCHYCKESLLGKKYIMKEDTQYCTKCYENLFANCCEGCSLAIGCNSKDLSYKDRHWHDQCFNCAKCSRSLVEKAFAAKDDLLLCTECYAHDYSSKCATCKKTIMPGSRKMEYKGNSWHETCFLCHRCQQPIGTKSFIPKDSGYFCVPCFEKQFAYQCCACKKAITTGGVTYQDKPWHRECFLCISCRKQLSGQRFTSRENYPYCLECFSNLYAKKCVGCTKAITSLAGAKYISFEERQWHSECFTCMQCSVSLVGRGFLTQRDNILCTDCGREK; encoded by the exons ATGTCCACCAGCGAGCGTTTCGACTGCCATTACTGCAAAGAATCCCTGCTGGGGAAGAAGTACATAATGAAAGAGGACACGCAGTACTGCACTAAGTGCTATGAGAACCTGTTTGCTAACTGCTGTGAGGGCTGCTCTTTAGCAATTGGCTGTAACAGCAAG GACTTGTCCTACAAAGATCGTCACTGGCACGATCAGTGTTTCAACTGTGCAAAATGCAGCCGCTCTCTGGTGGAAAAGGCCTTTGCTGCAAAGGATGATTTGTTGCTGTGCACTGAATGCTACGCCCACGATTATTCCTCCAAGTGCGCCACCTGCAAGAAAACCATCATGCCAG GATCCCGCAAAATGGAATACAAGGGGAACAGCTGGCATGAGACCTGCTTCCTGTGCCACCGCTGCCAGCAGCCAATAGGAACTAAGTCCTTCATCCCAAAAGACAGCGGCTACTTCTGTGTGCCCTGCTTCGAGAAGCAGTTTGCCTACCAGTGCTGCGCTTGTAAGAAG GCCATCACAACAGGTGGAGTGACCTACCAAGACAAGCCCTGGCACCGTGAGTGTTTCCTATGCATCAGCTGCAGGAAGCAGCTGTCGGGTCAGCGCTTCACCTCCAGGGAAAACTACCCCTACTGCCTCGAATGCTTCAGCAACCTGTATGCAAAGAAGTGTGTGGGCTGCACCAAAGCCATCACCA GTCTGGCAGGGGCCAAGTACATCTCTTTTGAGGAGCGTCAGTGGCACAGCGAGTGTTTCACCTGCATGCAGTGCTCTGTGTCACTGGTGGGACGCGGCTTCCTCACCCAGCGCGACAACATCTTGTGCACCGACTGCGGCAGGGAAAAGTGA